Proteins from a single region of Eriocheir sinensis breed Jianghai 21 unplaced genomic scaffold, ASM2467909v1 Scaffold113, whole genome shotgun sequence:
- the LOC126989310 gene encoding zinc finger protein 157-like isoform X4 has protein sequence MTGKSVGKDSLGRVTSPSTPTHYGGRPHECRECGKKFSRKSTLNTHTLTHTGERPYECRESGKKFNNKSTLKAHTLTHTGEKPHECHECGKKFSTKSHLNTHTLTHTGERPHECKECGKKFTQKSALNRHTLTHTGERPHECKECGKKFTRKSVLNTHTLTHTGERPHECHECGKKFTQKSDLNTHTLTHTGERPHECHECGRKFRYESDLNTHTLTHGQHSAEFSGFEENNSELQNRLLQRRVKGLESDFEVVMKMVSELRREREEDKRKISDLEAREVELRDQLTNCIGWVKVETLNKEQNKWEEKRNDEKVEVQQRVKKLKQKADGGGEMMQRGSVQNFKEIVEEQLEERMSEKVIKENEGLVRGTVILLDIKEEETLSTQL, from the exons ATGACTGgcaagagtgtgggaaaagactctctgggaagggtgacctcaccAAGTACACCCACACACTATGgaggaagacctcatgaatgccgtgagtgtggcaaaaagttcagtaggaagagtaccctcaacacacacacccttacacacactggtgaaagaccttatGAATGCCGTGAGAGTgggaaaaagttcaataacaaGAGTACCCTCAaggcacacacccttacacacactggtgaaaaacctcatgaatgccatgagtgtgggaaaaagttcagtacgaagagtcacctcaacacacacacccttacacacactggtgaaagacctcatgaatgcaaagagtgtggcaaaaagttcactcagaagagtgccctcaacagacacacccttacacacactggtgaaagacctcatgaatgcaaagagtgtggcaaaaagttcactcGGAAGAGtgtcctcaacacacacacccttacacacactggtgaaagacctcatgaatgccatgagtgtggcaaaaagttcactcagaagagtgacctcaacacacacacccttacacacactggtgaaagacctcatgaatgccatgagtgtggcagaAAGTTCAG GTACGAGagtgacctcaacacacacacccttacacacggGCAACATTCAGCGGAGTTTTCTGGCTTTGAGGAAAATAACAGTGAGCTGCAGAATAGATTATtgcagagaagagtgaaagggttggagagtgattttgaggtggtgatgaagatggtgagtgaattgagaagggagagagaggaggacaagagaaagatAAGTGATTTAGAAGCGAGGGAGGTGGAGCTCAGGGATCAGCTGACGAATTGCATTGGGTGGGTGAAGGTGGAAACGTTGAATAAAGAACAGAATAAGTGGGAGGAGAAGCGAAATGATGAAAAAGTGGAAGTGCAGCAAAGAGTTAAGAAATTGAAACAGAAagctgatggtggtggagagatgATGCAGAGGGGGAGTGTGCAGAACTTTAAGGAGATTGTGGAGGAGCAGCTGGAGGAGAGGATGTCTGAGAAGgtgatcaaagaaaatgagggacTGGTAAGAGGCACAGTCATTCTGTTGgacatcaaggaggaggagacactgaGTACACAGCTGTGA
- the LOC126989310 gene encoding zinc finger protein 157-like isoform X2, which produces MTGKSVGKDSLGRVTSPSTPTHYGGRPHECRECGKKFSRKSTLNTHTLTHTGERPYECRESGKKFNNKSTLKAHTLTHTGEKPHECHECGKKFSTKSHLNTHTLTHTGERPHECKECGKKFTQKSALNRHTLTHTGERPHECKECGKKFTRKSVLNTHTLTHTGERPHECHECGKKFTQKSDLNTHTLTHTGERPHECHECGRKFRYKSTLITHSFTHTGERPHECHECGRKFRYESDLNTHTLTHGQHSAEFSGFEENNSELQNRLLQRRVKGLESDFEVVMKMVSELRREREEDKRKISDLEAREVELRDQLTNCIGWVKVETLNKEQNKWEEKRNDEKVEVQQRVKKLKQKADGGGEMMQRGSVQNFKEIVEEQLEERMSEKVIKENEGLVRGTVILLDIKEEETLSTQL; this is translated from the exons ATGACTGgcaagagtgtgggaaaagactctctgggaagggtgacctcaccAAGTACACCCACACACTATGgaggaagacctcatgaatgccgtgagtgtggcaaaaagttcagtaggaagagtaccctcaacacacacacccttacacacactggtgaaagaccttatGAATGCCGTGAGAGTgggaaaaagttcaataacaaGAGTACCCTCAaggcacacacccttacacacactggtgaaaaacctcatgaatgccatgagtgtgggaaaaagttcagtacgaagagtcacctcaacacacacacccttacacacactggtgaaagacctcatgaatgcaaagagtgtggcaaaaagttcactcagaagagtgccctcaacagacacacccttacacacactggtgaaagacctcatgaatgcaaagagtgtggcaaaaagttcactcGGAAGAGtgtcctcaacacacacacccttacacacactggtgaaagacctcatgaatgccatgagtgtggcaaaaagttcactcagaagagtgacctcaacacacacacccttacacacactggtgaaagacctcatgaatgccatgagtgtggcagaAAGTTCAG GTACAAGAGTACCCTCATCACACACTcgtttacacacactggtgaaagacctcatgaatgccatgagtgtggcagaAAGTTCAGGTACGAGagtgacctcaacacacacacccttacacacggGCAACATTCAGCGGAGTTTTCTGGCTTTGAGGAAAATAACAGTGAGCTGCAGAATAGATTATtgcagagaagagtgaaagggttggagagtgattttgaggtggtgatgaagatggtgagtgaattgagaagggagagagaggaggacaagagaaagatAAGTGATTTAGAAGCGAGGGAGGTGGAGCTCAGGGATCAGCTGACGAATTGCATTGGGTGGGTGAAGGTGGAAACGTTGAATAAAGAACAGAATAAGTGGGAGGAGAAGCGAAATGATGAAAAAGTGGAAGTGCAGCAAAGAGTTAAGAAATTGAAACAGAAagctgatggtggtggagagatgATGCAGAGGGGGAGTGTGCAGAACTTTAAGGAGATTGTGGAGGAGCAGCTGGAGGAGAGGATGTCTGAGAAGgtgatcaaagaaaatgagggacTGGTAAGAGGCACAGTCATTCTGTTGgacatcaaggaggaggagacactgaGTACACAGCTGTGA
- the LOC126989310 gene encoding zinc finger protein 157-like isoform X3 has translation MTGKSVGKDSLGRVTSPSTPTHYGGRPHECRECGKKFSRKSTLNTHTLTHTGERPYECRESGKKFNNKSTLKAHTLTHTGEKPHECHECGKKFSTKSHLNTHTLTHTGERPHECKECGKKFTQKSALNRHTLTHTGERPHECKECGKKFTRKSVLNTHTLTHTGERPHECHECGKKFTQKSDLNTHTLTHTGERPHECHECGRKFRYKSTLITHSLTHTGERPHECHECGRKFRYESDLNTHTLTHGQHSAEFSGFEENNSELQNRLLQRRVKGLESDFEVVMKMVSELRREREEDKRKISDLEAREVELRDQLTNCIGWVKVETLNKEQNKWEEKRNDEKVEVQQRVKKLKQKADGGGEMMQRGSVQNFKEIVEEQLEERMSEKVIKENEGLVRGTVILLDIKEEETLSTQL, from the exons ATGACTGgcaagagtgtgggaaaagactctctgggaagggtgacctcaccAAGTACACCCACACACTATGgaggaagacctcatgaatgccgtgagtgtggcaaaaagttcagtaggaagagtaccctcaacacacacacccttacacacactggtgaaagaccttatGAATGCCGTGAGAGTgggaaaaagttcaataacaaGAGTACCCTCAaggcacacacccttacacacactggtgaaaaacctcatgaatgccatgagtgtgggaaaaagttcagtacgaagagtcacctcaacacacacacccttacacacactggtgaaagacctcatgaatgcaaagagtgtggcaaaaagttcactcagaagagtgccctcaacagacacacccttacacacactggtgaaagacctcatgaatgcaaagagtgtggcaaaaagttcactcGGAAGAGtgtcctcaacacacacacccttacacacactggtgaaagacctcatgaatgccatgagtgtggcaaaaagttcactcagaagagtgacctcaacacacacacccttacacacactggtgaaagacctcatgaatgccatgagtgtggcagaAAGTTCAGGTACAAGAGTACCCTCATcacacactcccttacacacactggtgaaagacctcatgaatgccatgagtgtggcagaAAGTTCAG GTACGAGagtgacctcaacacacacacccttacacacggGCAACATTCAGCGGAGTTTTCTGGCTTTGAGGAAAATAACAGTGAGCTGCAGAATAGATTATtgcagagaagagtgaaagggttggagagtgattttgaggtggtgatgaagatggtgagtgaattgagaagggagagagaggaggacaagagaaagatAAGTGATTTAGAAGCGAGGGAGGTGGAGCTCAGGGATCAGCTGACGAATTGCATTGGGTGGGTGAAGGTGGAAACGTTGAATAAAGAACAGAATAAGTGGGAGGAGAAGCGAAATGATGAAAAAGTGGAAGTGCAGCAAAGAGTTAAGAAATTGAAACAGAAagctgatggtggtggagagatgATGCAGAGGGGGAGTGTGCAGAACTTTAAGGAGATTGTGGAGGAGCAGCTGGAGGAGAGGATGTCTGAGAAGgtgatcaaagaaaatgagggacTGGTAAGAGGCACAGTCATTCTGTTGgacatcaaggaggaggagacactgaGTACACAGCTGTGA
- the LOC126989310 gene encoding zinc finger protein 157-like isoform X1: MTGKSVGKDSLGRVTSPSTPTHYGGRPHECRECGKKFSRKSTLNTHTLTHTGERPYECRESGKKFNNKSTLKAHTLTHTGEKPHECHECGKKFSTKSHLNTHTLTHTGERPHECKECGKKFTQKSALNRHTLTHTGERPHECKECGKKFTRKSVLNTHTLTHTGERPHECHECGKKFTQKSDLNTHTLTHTGERPHECHECGRKFRYKSTLITHSLTHTGERPHECHECGRKFRYKSTLITHSFTHTGERPHECHECGRKFRYESDLNTHTLTHGQHSAEFSGFEENNSELQNRLLQRRVKGLESDFEVVMKMVSELRREREEDKRKISDLEAREVELRDQLTNCIGWVKVETLNKEQNKWEEKRNDEKVEVQQRVKKLKQKADGGGEMMQRGSVQNFKEIVEEQLEERMSEKVIKENEGLVRGTVILLDIKEEETLSTQL, translated from the coding sequence ATGACTGgcaagagtgtgggaaaagactctctgggaagggtgacctcaccAAGTACACCCACACACTATGgaggaagacctcatgaatgccgtgagtgtggcaaaaagttcagtaggaagagtaccctcaacacacacacccttacacacactggtgaaagaccttatGAATGCCGTGAGAGTgggaaaaagttcaataacaaGAGTACCCTCAaggcacacacccttacacacactggtgaaaaacctcatgaatgccatgagtgtgggaaaaagttcagtacgaagagtcacctcaacacacacacccttacacacactggtgaaagacctcatgaatgcaaagagtgtggcaaaaagttcactcagaagagtgccctcaacagacacacccttacacacactggtgaaagacctcatgaatgcaaagagtgtggcaaaaagttcactcGGAAGAGtgtcctcaacacacacacccttacacacactggtgaaagacctcatgaatgccatgagtgtggcaaaaagttcactcagaagagtgacctcaacacacacacccttacacacactggtgaaagacctcatgaatgccatgagtgtggcagaAAGTTCAGGTACAAGAGTACCCTCATcacacactcccttacacacactggtgaaagacctcatgaatgccatgagtgtggcagaAAGTTCAGGTACAAGAGTACCCTCATCACACACTcgtttacacacactggtgaaagacctcatgaatgccatgagtgtggcagaAAGTTCAGGTACGAGagtgacctcaacacacacacccttacacacggGCAACATTCAGCGGAGTTTTCTGGCTTTGAGGAAAATAACAGTGAGCTGCAGAATAGATTATtgcagagaagagtgaaagggttggagagtgattttgaggtggtgatgaagatggtgagtgaattgagaagggagagagaggaggacaagagaaagatAAGTGATTTAGAAGCGAGGGAGGTGGAGCTCAGGGATCAGCTGACGAATTGCATTGGGTGGGTGAAGGTGGAAACGTTGAATAAAGAACAGAATAAGTGGGAGGAGAAGCGAAATGATGAAAAAGTGGAAGTGCAGCAAAGAGTTAAGAAATTGAAACAGAAagctgatggtggtggagagatgATGCAGAGGGGGAGTGTGCAGAACTTTAAGGAGATTGTGGAGGAGCAGCTGGAGGAGAGGATGTCTGAGAAGgtgatcaaagaaaatgagggacTGGTAAGAGGCACAGTCATTCTGTTGgacatcaaggaggaggagacactgaGTACACAGCTGTGA